Proteins encoded by one window of Tunturibacter psychrotolerans:
- the pgm gene encoding phosphoglucomutase (alpha-D-glucose-1,6-bisphosphate-dependent) yields the protein MSNHPTQTPNQPGHLPLPANLVNLSRLITAYYTLHPDPAIPAQRVAFGTSGHRGSAFNTAFNEDHIAAITQAIVDYRRDQRTTGPLFLAQDTHALSEPAFATALEVLAANNIEVMVDTDLAYTPTPALSHAILTYNAKHKDHQSDGIVITPSHNPPEDGGFKYNPPNGGPADTTATKWIENRANEIIAAGLTAVKKIPYTKALNASTTHRHDYITSYVDDLANVIDFDCLKGTTLKLAVDPLGGAGVHYWPRIADKYHLPLQILNPNVDATFRFMTCDWDGRIRMDCSSPYAMASMIANKEKYDVAFAADTDHDRHGVVTRTTGLLNPNHYLSVSIQYLFTSRHDWSDKVGIGKTLVSSSIIDRVAKGLQRPMLEVPVGFKWFVDGLIDGTLGFVGEESAGSTFLRRNGQVWTTDKDGLIPGLLAAEMTARTGKDPGQLYAEITAKYGNPVYERIDAAATKDQKAKLAKLSPAQVTAKQLAGEPITAILTEAPGNHAPIGGLKVSTENGWFAARPSGTEDVYKIYAESFKGKDHLKQIQTEAQSLVTTAIS from the coding sequence ATGAGCAACCATCCAACTCAGACCCCCAACCAGCCCGGCCATCTTCCTCTCCCAGCCAACCTGGTTAACCTCTCCCGCCTCATCACCGCCTACTACACCCTCCACCCCGACCCCGCCATCCCCGCACAGCGCGTAGCCTTCGGAACCTCCGGCCATCGCGGCAGCGCCTTCAACACCGCCTTCAACGAAGACCACATCGCCGCCATCACCCAGGCCATAGTCGACTACCGTCGCGACCAGCGCACAACCGGCCCGCTCTTCCTGGCGCAAGACACCCACGCCCTCTCCGAGCCCGCCTTCGCCACCGCCCTCGAGGTCCTCGCCGCCAACAACATCGAAGTCATGGTCGACACCGACCTCGCCTACACCCCCACCCCCGCGCTCTCCCACGCCATCCTCACCTACAACGCGAAGCACAAAGATCATCAATCAGACGGCATCGTCATCACCCCCTCCCACAACCCACCCGAGGACGGCGGCTTCAAGTACAACCCACCCAACGGCGGCCCCGCCGACACCACCGCCACCAAGTGGATCGAGAACCGAGCCAACGAAATCATCGCCGCGGGCCTAACCGCCGTAAAAAAAATCCCCTACACCAAAGCCCTCAACGCATCGACCACCCACCGCCACGACTACATCACCTCCTACGTCGACGACCTCGCCAACGTCATCGACTTCGACTGCCTCAAAGGCACCACCCTCAAGCTAGCCGTCGACCCTCTCGGCGGAGCCGGCGTCCACTACTGGCCCCGCATCGCCGATAAGTATCATCTTCCGTTACAAATCCTAAACCCCAACGTCGACGCCACCTTCCGCTTCATGACCTGTGACTGGGACGGCCGCATCCGCATGGACTGCTCCAGCCCCTACGCCATGGCCAGCATGATCGCCAACAAAGAAAAGTACGACGTAGCCTTCGCCGCCGACACTGACCACGATCGCCACGGCGTCGTCACCCGCACCACCGGCCTCCTCAACCCCAACCACTATCTCTCCGTCTCCATCCAATACCTCTTCACCAGCCGCCACGACTGGTCCGACAAAGTCGGCATCGGCAAAACCCTCGTCTCCTCCTCCATCATCGACCGCGTCGCCAAAGGCCTCCAACGCCCCATGCTCGAAGTCCCCGTAGGCTTCAAGTGGTTCGTCGATGGCCTCATCGACGGCACCCTCGGCTTCGTCGGCGAAGAGTCCGCCGGTTCCACCTTCCTCCGCCGCAACGGCCAGGTCTGGACCACCGACAAAGACGGCCTCATTCCCGGCCTCCTCGCCGCCGAGATGACCGCTCGCACCGGCAAAGATCCCGGCCAGCTCTACGCCGAAATCACCGCCAAATACGGCAACCCCGTCTACGAGCGCATCGACGCCGCAGCCACCAAAGATCAAAAAGCAAAACTAGCCAAACTCTCCCCCGCACAAGTCACAGCAAAGCAGCTAGCCGGCGAGCCCATCACCGCCATCCTCACCGAAGCCCCCGGCAACCACGCCCCCATCGGCGGCCTCAAAGTCTCCACCGAAAACGGCTGGTTCGCCGCCCGCCCCTCCGGCACCGAAGACGTCTACAAGATCTACGCCGAAAGCTTCAAAGGCAAAGACCACCTAAAACAAATCCAAACCGAAGCCCAATCGCTCGTCACCACCGCCATCTCCTGA
- a CDS encoding AraC family transcriptional regulator, giving the protein MPRRRLRVPLFKESVPTIQAGEGPAGIVTVCGEIRFEGVGIPGFFAQSGEPMIEHFDGPDGLREHFIVLLAESARPQFGTRPLTEALLKQCLILLLRRKIERGGAPLPWIAALSDRGLSKALHAILHRYSEPFTVETLASIAGMSRASFASRFTKAFGQTPICLLRSARLSRARELLATSDGSIDQVARCVGFSSRSSFSHAFRQAYEIDPLAFRSSSLVGADSTS; this is encoded by the coding sequence GTGCCGCGCCGCCGGCTGCGGGTGCCCTTGTTCAAAGAGAGTGTTCCTACGATTCAAGCGGGGGAGGGGCCCGCCGGCATCGTTACGGTGTGCGGAGAGATTCGTTTTGAAGGCGTCGGCATACCGGGTTTTTTTGCTCAATCGGGTGAACCGATGATTGAGCACTTTGATGGGCCGGATGGGTTGCGAGAGCATTTCATTGTTCTTCTTGCGGAGTCTGCGCGACCTCAATTTGGAACTCGGCCTCTGACGGAAGCTCTGTTGAAACAGTGCCTGATTCTGCTGTTGCGGCGGAAGATCGAACGCGGCGGCGCACCTCTGCCGTGGATTGCGGCACTGAGCGACAGAGGACTCTCCAAGGCGCTGCATGCAATTCTTCATCGTTACTCGGAGCCATTTACTGTGGAAACGCTGGCTTCGATTGCCGGGATGAGCCGCGCGTCCTTTGCCTCCCGCTTTACGAAGGCCTTTGGTCAGACGCCAATCTGTCTGTTGAGGTCGGCGCGTCTTAGCCGTGCGAGGGAACTTCTGGCTACGTCAGATGGGTCGATTGATCAGGTTGCTCGCTGTGTCGGCTTTTCGAGCCGGAGCAGCTTCTCGCATGCTTTTCGTCAGGCATACGAGATCGATCCATTAGCGTTCCGTTCCAGTTCGCTGGTTGGAGCGGACTCGACCTCTTGA
- a CDS encoding ester cyclase: MLNNVSQFHKNFNNRDFSKNGDLVTENLRVDSNGTEVNGRAAFVSRIGRFVGPFPDVKITDLTTVVDGNTAAIRFIITGTQRGDLPTPEGVIAATNKSIRVDGTEFFTFDKEGKLTDLVTVENLSQLVHQLKSTN, translated from the coding sequence ATTCTCAACAACGTCTCTCAGTTCCACAAAAACTTCAACAACCGCGACTTCAGCAAAAACGGCGATCTTGTAACAGAAAACCTCCGCGTCGACTCCAACGGAACCGAAGTGAACGGCCGCGCTGCTTTTGTCAGTCGAATCGGCAGGTTCGTTGGACCGTTTCCCGACGTGAAGATCACCGATCTAACGACGGTCGTCGACGGCAATACAGCCGCCATTCGCTTTATCATCACCGGTACTCAGAGAGGCGATCTCCCCACCCCCGAAGGCGTCATTGCCGCGACCAACAAAAGCATTCGCGTGGACGGCACAGAGTTTTTCACCTTCGACAAAGAAGGAAAACTAACGGACCTGGTAACCGTCGAAAATCTCAGCCAGCTCGTACACCAACTCAAATCAACAAACTAA
- a CDS encoding MBL fold metallo-hydrolase produces MTSKAKHYRIGDVTVTKIHEVDLESFSLATLLPGFRAEVLNECPDGIAPRVGSSGKENIVLSVHTWLVRTPEHTILIDTGIGNGKNRPSASIFHQLDTPFLDRLGVEGVEPEEVDYVLLTHLHADHVGWNTRMDEDGVWVPTFPNATYMFSAVEQRYGAGLHYEDGRAEAVRSAVNLGTPVRTPTRGTYLDSVAPILEAGRDELIKVDGREVLEGISFVPTPGHSIDHAAIVLRSKGEEALFGGDVLHHPVEIYQPEMASMFCEFPTESRGSRLILLDRAAETGATYFSSHFSDSSAGRITRKGSSYGWEFV; encoded by the coding sequence ATGACCAGCAAGGCGAAGCACTACCGGATCGGAGATGTGACGGTAACGAAGATCCATGAGGTGGATCTTGAGAGCTTCAGTCTTGCGACTCTGCTGCCCGGCTTTCGCGCTGAGGTGTTGAACGAGTGTCCGGACGGGATTGCGCCGAGGGTTGGGTCGTCTGGAAAGGAGAATATTGTTCTGAGCGTGCATACGTGGCTTGTGAGAACGCCCGAGCACACCATCCTGATTGACACTGGAATTGGCAATGGGAAGAATCGTCCTTCGGCGTCAATCTTTCATCAGCTTGATACTCCGTTTCTCGATCGGCTCGGCGTTGAAGGTGTGGAACCGGAGGAGGTGGATTATGTGCTCCTGACGCATCTGCATGCGGATCATGTTGGGTGGAATACGCGAATGGATGAGGACGGAGTGTGGGTTCCTACGTTTCCAAATGCCACGTATATGTTTTCGGCGGTGGAACAGAGATATGGCGCGGGCCTGCACTATGAAGACGGCCGCGCGGAGGCTGTGCGCTCGGCGGTGAATCTGGGAACTCCCGTGCGTACTCCGACGCGGGGGACTTATCTGGATAGTGTGGCGCCGATTCTCGAGGCTGGGCGGGATGAGTTAATTAAAGTCGATGGAAGAGAAGTGCTCGAGGGGATCTCGTTTGTTCCGACTCCAGGGCACAGCATCGATCATGCTGCGATCGTTCTTCGATCGAAGGGGGAAGAGGCCTTGTTCGGCGGCGATGTGCTGCATCATCCGGTTGAGATTTACCAGCCGGAGATGGCTTCGATGTTTTGTGAGTTTCCGACTGAGTCGCGTGGTTCGCGACTGATCTTGCTGGATCGTGCGGCTGAGACGGGGGCTACTTATTTCAGCAGCCACTTTAGCGATAGCTCTGCGGGACGGATTACGCGGAAGGGAAGTAGCTATGGGTGGGAGTTTGTTTGA
- a CDS encoding HPF/RaiA family ribosome-associated protein, with the protein MQIQISSDKNISMHKKLSNLIHSDLYRILDHFKNDITRVEVHLSDENGDKSGAQDKRCRLEVRPKRHQSLAVTNDSSDIPTAVTGAAAKMQRLLVSTFGRIEDRNRSLTTRASGQGQNLVLKPEAL; encoded by the coding sequence ATGCAGATTCAGATCAGCAGCGATAAAAACATCTCAATGCACAAAAAACTCTCCAACCTAATCCATTCCGACCTTTATCGGATCCTCGACCACTTCAAAAACGACATCACCCGGGTTGAGGTTCATCTCAGCGACGAAAACGGAGACAAATCAGGAGCGCAAGACAAACGCTGCCGCCTCGAAGTTCGTCCTAAACGCCATCAGTCGCTGGCCGTCACCAACGACTCCTCCGACATCCCCACCGCAGTCACCGGCGCCGCCGCTAAGATGCAACGACTCCTGGTCAGCACCTTCGGCCGCATAGAAGACAGAAACCGCTCCCTGACGACCAGAGCCAGCGGCCAGGGTCAAAATCTAGTTCTCAAACCCGAAGCCCTCTAA
- a CDS encoding alginate lyase family protein codes for MTVTRRTFCSQAATLLLTPHLLSAQTQPQTKPPSQPTARPDVAAIDHDRILAQANRYLTQPPFPLTAFPAPRSPGTPHDFYSEAEDYFPDPANPTAPWVQHTAPNPDAFTAHRDALLNLGLYVPALAAAYLLTSDTRYAQQAAAHLRAWFVDPATSMTPSILYAQTIPPAKNGRPEGVVEAVHLAEVVQSLPFLINSEALPPEELTTLTKWFTDYFDWLNTSRLAGLARDTKSHLGTSWLLQAAAIAHLTEPKDDRPLTTLRHQYKSSTLRAQIVADGTFPHELTTPNPYRNTLFNLDMLAAICLLLSTRFESVWDYELQDGPGMHTVIARLYPYFLNRGTWPYRADATYFASLPIRPPSLLFAARAYDRPEYVTLWKTLPPDPPNLELQRTFPIRQPILWVTRPKPWLTPATPTPPKN; via the coding sequence ATGACCGTCACCCGTCGCACCTTCTGCTCCCAGGCCGCCACCCTCCTCCTCACTCCCCATCTCCTCTCCGCCCAAACCCAGCCTCAGACCAAACCCCCAAGCCAACCCACCGCCCGCCCCGACGTCGCCGCCATCGACCACGACCGTATCCTCGCCCAGGCCAACCGCTACCTCACCCAACCCCCGTTTCCCCTCACCGCCTTTCCCGCTCCTCGCAGTCCCGGCACCCCCCACGATTTCTACTCCGAAGCCGAAGACTACTTCCCCGACCCCGCCAACCCCACCGCACCCTGGGTCCAGCACACCGCCCCCAACCCCGACGCCTTCACCGCCCATCGCGATGCCCTGCTCAACCTCGGCCTCTACGTCCCCGCTCTCGCCGCCGCCTACCTCCTCACCAGCGACACACGCTACGCCCAACAAGCCGCCGCCCACCTCCGCGCCTGGTTCGTCGACCCCGCCACCAGCATGACCCCCAGCATCCTCTACGCCCAGACCATCCCCCCCGCAAAAAATGGACGCCCCGAAGGCGTCGTCGAAGCAGTCCACCTCGCTGAAGTAGTCCAATCCCTTCCCTTCCTCATCAACTCCGAAGCCCTGCCCCCCGAAGAACTCACCACCCTCACGAAGTGGTTCACCGACTACTTCGACTGGCTCAACACCTCGCGCCTAGCCGGCCTCGCCCGAGACACCAAAAGCCACCTCGGAACCTCATGGCTCCTCCAGGCCGCCGCCATCGCCCACCTCACCGAGCCCAAAGACGACCGCCCCCTCACCACCCTCCGCCACCAGTACAAAAGCTCCACACTCCGCGCCCAGATCGTGGCCGACGGCACCTTCCCCCACGAACTCACCACCCCAAACCCCTACCGCAACACCCTTTTCAACCTGGACATGCTTGCCGCCATCTGCCTCCTCCTCTCCACCCGCTTCGAGAGTGTCTGGGACTACGAACTCCAGGACGGCCCCGGCATGCACACCGTCATCGCCCGCCTCTATCCATACTTCCTAAACCGCGGCACCTGGCCCTACCGAGCCGACGCCACCTACTTCGCCTCCCTCCCCATCCGCCCACCCAGCCTCCTCTTCGCCGCCCGCGCCTACGATCGCCCCGAGTACGTCACCCTCTGGAAGACCCTCCCCCCCGACCCGCCCAACCTCGAGCTCCAACGCACCTTCCCCATTCGCCAGCCCATCCTCTGGGTCACCCGCCCAAAGCCCTGGCTCACCCCAGCCACCCCCACCCCTCCAAAAAACTAA
- a CDS encoding DUF1771 domain-containing protein, whose protein sequence is MPQSPHDRAAEYHNKAAHAHSAAATAHGKGDHLTAHELSQQAHEHSKKAFELSKEASSQAASSKH, encoded by the coding sequence ATGCCGCAAAGCCCGCACGACCGCGCCGCCGAGTATCACAACAAAGCCGCCCACGCCCACTCTGCCGCAGCAACCGCCCACGGCAAAGGCGATCACCTCACCGCACACGAGCTATCCCAACAAGCCCATGAGCACTCAAAAAAAGCCTTCGAATTGTCGAAGGAGGCATCCTCGCAAGCAGCCTCCAGCAAGCACTAG